One window of the Candidatus Phycorickettsia trachydisci genome contains the following:
- a CDS encoding ankyrin repeat domain-containing protein, producing the protein MKDSCYKVNKINTEDFWYEVNEIVCSGKFEEFRQFVESKNKILQSTNKVRSTQVKDEINIFKLANRDKDTLLHLVARHTEGRLDDIKFNYIPFIKYLLEKEVDINARNKVGKTPLDLSTQFGCSRETIFLLKHGAKSDHMSTKQLSDLLFGVRDFRFSEDDQEECKDDSHNEVKLICGVLDAYNKCKRASPKKFASSLNEIRQNDIQGYINELFYICSKDASLLETVKDYFDPNTILIGMIAKDNNILDIAED; encoded by the coding sequence GTGAAAGATTCGTGTTATAAGGTCAATAAAATTAATACGGAGGACTTTTGGTATGAGGTCAATGAAATTGTATGCAGCGGAAAGTTTGAAGAATTTCGTCAATTCGTTGAGAGCAAAAATAAAATTCTTCAATCAACAAACAAGGTTAGAAGTACTCAAGTTAAGGATGAAATTAATATTTTTAAATTAGCCAACAGAGATAAGGATACTTTATTACATTTAGTAGCTCGCCATACTGAGGGTAGATTGGATGATATTAAATTTAACTATATTCCGTTTATTAAATATCTGTTAGAGAAAGAAGTAGATATTAATGCTCGAAATAAAGTAGGCAAAACACCTTTAGATTTATCTACTCAATTTGGATGTTCGAGAGAGACAATTTTTCTACTCAAGCATGGTGCTAAATCTGATCATATGAGTACAAAGCAGTTATCTGATTTACTATTTGGTGTGCGCGATTTTAGATTTTCAGAAGATGATCAAGAAGAGTGTAAAGATGACTCGCATAATGAAGTCAAGTTAATTTGTGGAGTACTTGACGCTTACAATAAATGTAAGAGAGCATCTCCTAAAAAGTTCGCATCATCCTTAAATGAAATAAGACAAAATGACATTCAAGGATATATCAATGAATTGTTTTATATATGTTCTAAAGATGCAAGTTTATTAGAAACAGTGAAAGATTATTTTGATCCTAACACCATTCTTATAGGTA